Proteins encoded by one window of Halorussus salinus:
- a CDS encoding ArsR/SmtB family transcription factor: MSLIDLIGSKARIEIIRELSREPQYVSQLAETVGMDGKTAVHHLSKLEEAGLVAYYERGNRKYYYLAKTVELRAAPPPERTFVLQTGERRDDPTAGRSVTDD; encoded by the coding sequence GTGTCTCTCATCGACCTCATCGGGAGCAAGGCCCGAATCGAAATCATCCGGGAACTCTCGCGGGAACCGCAGTACGTCTCCCAACTCGCCGAGACGGTCGGGATGGACGGCAAGACCGCGGTCCACCACCTCTCGAAACTGGAGGAGGCCGGACTCGTCGCCTACTACGAGCGGGGTAACCGGAAATACTACTACCTCGCGAAGACCGTCGAGTTGCGGGCTGCACCGCCACCCGAACGGACGTTCGTCCTCCAGACCGGCGAGCGCCGCGACGACCCGACCGCCGGTCGGTCCGTGACCGACGATTGA